Part of the Caulobacter sp. SL161 genome is shown below.
GCTCATCAGCACCGCGCCGGTCTGAGCCAGGGCCTCGATGATCAGCACACCCGGCATGACCGGGTTGCCAGGGAAGTGGCCCTGGAAGAACGGCTCGTTGATCGTCACGCACTTGATGCCGACGATCGACTGGTGGGGATTGTAGTCCTCGGCCCGGTCGACCAGCAGGAACGGATAACGGTGCGGGATGCGCGCCAGGATCTCCGCGATGTCGATATCGGTCTGCACCGCTTGCTCTGCGTTGTCGCCCATCTTCAGCCCCTCGTCCCTCGACCGCCCGCCATACGCGACAGCCATGCGGTCTCCCTGAGCCACCGCTTCAGCGGCCGCGCGGGGAATCCCGTCCAAGTTTCACCGTCCGGCACGTCCTTGAACACCGAGGCGGCCGCCCCGATGCTCGCGCCCGAGCCGATGTTCAAATGATCGGCCACGCCGGCCTTGCCGCCGAACGCGACACCATCGCCGACGACGGTGCTGCCCGAGACGCCGGTATATGCCGCCAGCACACAATTGCGCCCGATACGGACGTTGTGCGCGACATGGACCAGATTGTCGATCTTGGTGTTCTCGCCGATGGTCGTATCGCCAAACGCGCCGCGATCGACGCAACTGTTGGCGCCCAAGGTCACGTTATCCTGAATCACGACGCGCCCCAGTTGCGGTAGGTCAACCATGCCCCGCGGTCCCAGCGCGGCGCCAAAGCCCGCCTCGCCAATCACCGCCCCCGCGGAGATGGCGACATTGTCGCCCAGCATCGCAAAACCGATCACCGCGTTGGCGCCGATGCGGCAGTCGCGGCCGATCACGACCCCTGGCCCTATAACGACGCCGGGGCCAATTCGGGTTCCTCGGCCGATACTGGCCCCTTGGCCGATCGTGACATTCGGGGCCAACGCAACACCGTCTTCAAGCGCCGCGTCTGGATGCAAGGACGGGGCGCCGGCCTCATGGCGACGCGGCGCGTGCAGGCGACTAGCAGCAGCGGCCCAGGCGGCCTGTGGACGCCCGGTGACCAGGGCAACGCAAGTCGCCGGCAGAAAACCTTGGTGCTCCGGGCGCACAAAGCAAGCGCCGGCGCGCGTGCTGGCGGCGGCGTCCTTGCGCTTGGCGTCTGAAAAGAAGGTGATCGCCTGGGCGTCCGAAGCATCGAGCGGCGCGGCGTGCGTAATAACTCGCCCGCCCAGCGCGGCGTCCGCCAGAGTGGCGGCGCCGGCCTGAGCCAATTCGGAAAGCAAGGCCGGACCCAGGCTATCGAAGAAACGCGGGTCCGGCATGGTTCCTCACGGCGAGAAGGTCCCCCTACGTAACCACGCGGGGGACGATTCGCTTACTTGTTGGTCGGTTGCAGCGCCGCGGCGCCCGGAACTTGCTGGTCCAGACGTTCACGGTCGAAGGTCAGGGTCTTGATGCGCGCATCAAGAGCCGCCACCACGGCGTCGGTGATGTCCATGGCCGGGTTGGCCAGCATCACGGCTTCGCGGTCCAGAAGGACGCTGCACTTTTGCGCCTGATAGACCTGTTGGATCGGCGTGTTCAGTTCCTGATAGACGCGCGAGAGCGCCTTTTGCTCAGTCGCTTCAACTTCCTTCTGGCGCAGCTGACCCTTGCGCTGCCAGGCGTTGGCCTTGGCTTGCAGGGTCGCGGCCTGCTGCTCCAGGGCGTCCTGGGCGAT
Proteins encoded:
- a CDS encoding OmpH family outer membrane protein, whose product is MSKFLTAAASSVVALAIASSASAQTASAAAPAAPAVTHGPALPGVCIFSSPRAVGSSLVGKAVDARLKTIIQQVNAELTGERTALDNEAKALDAKKTTIAQDALEQQAATLQAKANAWQRKGQLRQKEVEATEQKALSRVYQELNTPIQQVYQAQKCSVLLDREAVMLANPAMDITDAVVAALDARIKTLTFDRERLDQQVPGAAALQPTNK
- the lpxD gene encoding UDP-3-O-(3-hydroxymyristoyl)glucosamine N-acyltransferase; translated protein: MPDPRFFDSLGPALLSELAQAGAATLADAALGGRVITHAAPLDASDAQAITFFSDAKRKDAAASTRAGACFVRPEHQGFLPATCVALVTGRPQAAWAAAASRLHAPRRHEAGAPSLHPDAALEDGVALAPNVTIGQGASIGRGTRIGPGVVIGPGVVIGRDCRIGANAVIGFAMLGDNVAISAGAVIGEAGFGAALGPRGMVDLPQLGRVVIQDNVTLGANSCVDRGAFGDTTIGENTKIDNLVHVAHNVRIGRNCVLAAYTGVSGSTVVGDGVAFGGKAGVADHLNIGSGASIGAAASVFKDVPDGETWTGFPARPLKRWLRETAWLSRMAGGRGTRG
- the fabZ gene encoding 3-hydroxyacyl-ACP dehydratase FabZ, with product MGDNAEQAVQTDIDIAEILARIPHRYPFLLVDRAEDYNPHQSIVGIKCVTINEPFFQGHFPGNPVMPGVLIIEALAQTGAVLMSKSLEVDTEGKTIFFMSVDNARFRNPVRPGDVIRMEVEVLRARSSIFKFKGVAKVGDKVAAEAEFAAMVVETGPKA